The DNA window CATCCTCTCCTTCGCCTTCTCTCTCCCCTTCATTCCCCACCCTCATCTTGTTATTGTACACTGTGTATTTGTTTGTGCTGTAAACTATATATTGTTgttatttatatgtatatacatatattattgttttttttcttaagCTGTAGAAAGAAACTGAGCAACAACACTATATCCTTACATATCAGTAGGGTTAGTTTTCAAATTAGAAGTCTGCTTAATATCTAACTGTTAAGATTACTTGATGTTGTGGAAAGTAGAAATACTCCACCTGATTCTTGGCTTCTGGAAAGGCAAACGTGAGAGTTTGGGGAAACTGGGGTGATATGCTAAATTTAATAAATGGATAGTTTggtcaatatatatatattttgtaaggaaaataataaaaaaaagaagataaaatcaCAAAAGTCCCCCATTCTGAAAAATTGGTATGCCTCGATCCCATATTATGAAATGTCAGCGAATTGAATCCTAAatttcgaaaggtcagcgaaattAATCCCTTATTGCGAAATTTCTCTCTTTATGAATGATCTTGGTTTAATTTAACTAACTTATCTTATTAAGAATTTTCTAGTTCAAAACAattaatatggagtattaaattttaacTTAGCTAGaattttagaaatgagactatttctATGGAGGTAAGGAGTATATCCTATTATAAGTGTGTCATATTTTTTTGGTTATCCTATATAagcgaaatatttttttaataaaaaacaacatATTTATTCTTTGTGGtataaaaataagattttttttaaacagagggagtataagataACATGGGTCATAATAAGAAAACTTGACCCGTTTCTAATTAAATTAGAGCATCTTCAAGGGGAGCTAAGTTGTGGAGTATAAAAATAGGTATATCTTCCATTTATTTTCTCAAAATGAGAAATACTCCTATATCCTTTTGAAAAGTAACAGCATAAACCTCAAAATGAGAAATAGGTATATCTTCCATTTATTTTCTCAAAatgagagcatctccaagggaaaAGGTGGGtagaaatataattattttctaaaatataaaaatagtaaaagagcatttcaaatataaaatataatactttCTCAAATAACTTCTCCATCGAATAATGATTTTCATACTCCGGAAAAAGTAAGTAAATATGGTACTTATAAGATTTACCTCTCCATCAATTAAGAAgttcaaaatgagaaaatacATTCCAAATACTTTCcctttataaaataatttcccataaaaagaagacaaatatgATAATTAAAAGACTTTATCGCTCCCTTAATTCTCTTATAAAAATCTATAAACATTTAAACCTTAGTAAAAACCATACACTCAAAACAATCAAATCCACAAAATCCAGCTGAAATCGAAATGTGAAAACGAAGAAGCCAAACACATAGATACAAACGTCGCTTTAACGCGCCGGAATCATGAACACAAAAATGGCGTTTGCCGCATATAATCTTCTTTAATCTAAGTTATTTAATCAactaattgattaattaattttgtagttaagtcatttaatttaattgaagcTGGACCATTAGATCTTGCACGAATGAAGATGCCATTCTTTTAATACACTCAACCATGATAAATACCAAACAGTTTCCCCAGCTGAAAACGCCAAAAATCTCCATAAAAAAGTAATCTTTCCGAGTAAATCATTCGCTAACGTGAAATCTGCATCAAACTGCTTGTTTGATCAACAAGCAATCCGTGAGTTTGATTTTCCCTTTTTCCTTTTGTGCcctttgaatttattttattttaatttttgttgttaCTGTTTGTTTGCCCTAATAATGAAGTTCCTTTCTTGAGCTACTTTCTGCTTTGCCCGTGCcttatatgtttattttttactttatcttaTTTTGGCTTTTTGACATCTGAACTATTGAAATCTTGCATTTTTCGGTTTGTGggtttcttgaattttgagCTGATGATACTGTGTTGGATGTGAATTGGgagttttgtgaattttttagtattttcgTATGCTGTTATTGTGAATCTTGAATTGTACAGTTTTTGTTTATGATGTTTGTtgctttctttttcatttttctttcacAGCTGCGTGTAAAGACTTTTGTGATTCTTGGATGCTGAAAAGTTTGTAGCTTTGATGATGTGAAATGGAGATGTGAAGGAGTGGCTGAGGTTTTGGTGAATAAATTGAATCAGTTTGGTTTTATTTGTTTGAAGCAAATGAGGTTGGATTGGAGAGTTTGATGATGCTTGGTATCGTGAATCAGAATTGTGGGAGAACATAGAGGTGGATAATTTTGAGAGTTTGTGATTTTGGGGTTTGATGCTTTGTAATTTGGCCTGAAATTGAGATTTAACTCCCATTTGATGCTGTCGTGGTGGTTGTTTTGCGACAATTTTGAACATTTGTAGTGCGAGGGAAGAAGTGTTCCTCAAGCATTAGGTTGTGTATAGTGATTGATTTTGCTGTAGCATTATTGTCATTGTTGTTTCCCCATGATAATTTTGAGTGTTAGAAAAATATATTGTGGCGAAAAAAGTATGCTTGAACATTAGGTTCTGTATAGTGATATTTAGGAAGAGATGCAAAGAGTTCGAGTTTCATCACATCAGTCTCCGGTGCATAAGCTGGGGGATTCACAGATGACTTTGTCTCCGAAGTTTAAGTTAGCTGCAACATGTTCTGCCTTGCTCGACCCTGCACTACAGTTCGAGCTATCTATGAGGGGGGAGCCTTTGATACCCGGACTTCCTGATGATATTGCTCTACAGTGCCTCCTTCGGTTGCCGGTCGATAAGCACACAGCTTGCAAGGCTGTGTCCAGGCGTTGGTACTCTTTGTTTGGAAGCAAAGAGCAATTTTTCACCCTGAGGAAGGAGCTTGGGTTTCACGATCCATGGCTTTTTGTATTTGCTTATCACAAATGTAACGGGAAGATCGAGTGGAAGGTTCTAGACCTCACCCACTTGTCGTGGCACACAATCCCGGCTATGCCTTGCAAGGACAAGGTGTGCCCACAGGGTTTCCGGTGCGTTTCCATCCCACACGAGGGGGCTCTCTTTGTTTGCGGGGGAGTGGTTTCCGACGTTGACTGTCCGCTTAATTTAGTGTTGAAGTACGAAGCGCGTAGGAACCGTTGGACGGTCATGAAGCAGATGATCACAGCCAGGTCATTTTTCGCGAGTGGGGTTATCGATGGTATGATATATGTTGCTGGAGGTAATAGCACGGACTTGTTTGAGCTTAACTCGGCCGAGGTATTGGATCCTGAGAAAGGCATGTGGCGGCCTGTTGCTGGCATGGGGACAATGATGTCCTCGTACGACGCGGCAGTTCTAAACGGGAAGCTTCTCGTGACAGAAGGCTGGTTTTGGCCCTTCTATGTTGTCCCTAGAGGTCAAATATACGACCCATCGACTGATAAGTGGGAGGATATGGCTGCTGGGCTCCGAGAGGGATGGACAGGATCGAGTGTTGTGATGCATAGTCGCTTGTTTGTGGTGACGGAGCATGAGCGGACGAAATTGAAGGTGTATGACTCAGGGGATGATACTTGGGATATTGTAGAGGGCCCGGCTTTACCTGAGCAGATATGCAAGCCATTCCATGTCAGCTGTTGGGAGTCTAAGATTTATGTCGTTGGACGGCATCTCCATGTGGCCATTGGCCATATTGTGAAGCTTGGCCCGAGTGCTACATGTGAAAAGAAATGTAGATTTTCTGTTCAGTGGCAAATGGTGGACGCTCCTGGAGCCCTGTTTGACCTAACGCCGTCAAGTGCACAGGTTCTATTTGCTTAGAAGGTGTTTGTTTTTCGTTTTTCGTTTTTTGCTTTATGTTCTTGTTTTGTCATGTTCGTGCTGCTGCATGAATAACTATATGAGGGTCTATGAATTAGAGGGAATTGCTTTGTATGGATTGCTTttgttatataaatatatacatcaTATATATGTGTAAAGGTTATGAATATCTATACATGTTTACTTTTGGCTTGTATCAATTTCATGATAATGCATCTTTAGAAACTCTCCatgcatattcttgttcatATGCTACTATTTGTAATCGAGGTTGCGAATTCGTGAGTTCATTTCATCATGCTTGCTCTTCATAATCGAATATAAATATTTGGGAGAGTCTCCACAGCATAAGCAAGATTACAAATATGCCCTTGAATCCAGATAAGCATCTTGGCCCCATTACACAAGCATCTGAGAGTTTTGCATGAATATTTGGCTATTGCTGTCTGTTATCACATTCTTGATTGTTTTTGCTGTTTCATGCTTCTCATTAACCACATAAACTAGTAAAACTTTTCTGATCATAAATGACTCAATTTTCTTTGTTATTTCTCTTCCCTTGTAATTCTTCACTTTCTTTATGACCCATGTTCGTTTCTCTGCGTCTTCGTTTTGATGATGAATCAATTGTCGTGATGGCCTTTTGCTTCTTTTCATCGGTCTGATATAGATGTACAGAGGTTTTACAAAGGACTCATTTTTCTTTGCTGCTGTACTGTTGTAATTCTTCTGCATCTTCCTTATGCTGGAACGATGATGAATCAATTATCATGGACTTTTGCATCTTTTATCAGTCTGGTGTAGATATAGAGGAGAAGATTACATAAGCAAAATCTGATgtttgaattatttgatttttgtatttgttttCTGGCTTGTGTTGTTTTTGCTCTTTGGGACCTACAAATGGCGGTTCTCTACttccattctctctctctattcGCCTCCAAAATGATAATGTTTTGGATGCCAAATGTAACAGTCAAAACGACAGAGCTCGACGGTGGAGAAATTCAAGCATACACATTGTTTAGACATTTCAAGAGTGGTGTTTAACTTGCAAAATGATGGGGAAAATGTCATTTGATCTGAACTAGAGTTGTTAATATCAAATTTTGCTATTCTAtcatgaaattatgaatttcaaTCTCACTCTACTTCATTCCtaagataaaataaatgaaaatgatcGATAGTTGAAGGAGTTCTTGCAGTAATTGTACTATAATCCATATACCCAAAGCATGCACCTTATGATTTCTTTGGTCCTCTTAGCTTTTGTCATACGAATTTATACAGTGAAACTGAAATTCTCTGACCCATGTGCGTTCATGAAATGGAGGTCAGGCAACAAGTGGCATCAGAGCTCGGCCCGTGTTTGTGGAAGAGGTTCCCAACGGGTTGATGCGAATGTGCTAGAGACTCGATTACTTATTTCTCGAGACTCGGACTCATCATGACAGCCCAAATCATGGCGAAATATAACAAGTACCCCACAGAACGGCATTAAGGGAGTGTAAAACCACTATAAACATTACAAGAGCGGAGTTTTTATACAGTACAGCCCCGACAAGAGCTGGGAACGCAGAGCCACAAGCTTTAATAAATGCATGCTGAAACTGGAAATAGAAGTGACAGAGGAAAATGATAAATCTATtttaatgataatattaattcTTCTTGGACACAGCTTTAAGACAACCTTTTTGAGGAAATATACTTGCATTGAGCATAACAAAAAAAGGGGAGGAGAGAAAGACAGCTGAGTTCCTGTACAAAGGTTTCTATGATCGATAAGCTTCGAACACATTGATCAGACCATGTCGATTATACAAGGAAAAATGATGATTTACCTTGTGGTGACTTTTTTCAAGCAAGGTAGTTGTATATTTGTGGGTTGTTTTTGTCACGTTCCAGGTACTCTCGGTCAATGAGGCTCTCGATCCTCTTCTTCAGGTCACCCGGTTTTATCGGAAACTTCAGCTGCATCACAAAAAATGACATGTCAATACTATGTAGTGTATTTCCCTTTTATGCTGGGAGAGTAAAACCAAACCCAAACCAGGAAACCAAATCAAACCTTTCAATTTGGTTAGATTTGATTTGGCAATTTAGGGGTTCAAAAGTTTATATGTAACCCGAACGAATACACTCTTGTTTGATTTTATGGCCGGGAAATTTGGGCGGAACCAAACAGACTGGAATTTCTAATTAAATGCAACttttttgtagttatttcaCAGTTAgcacaaaagtaaaataaatttatagttGGTGCAAAGATTActacttaaaattttaaaaactaggTTCAGTGTCACTTGTAACTGACCGAACCAAACCTGACAGAACATTTTCGTTTGGGTTTGGGTTTGGGTTTGGGTTTGGGTTtgggtttggtttggtttggtttggtttggtttggttcggttcggttccaGAGCAGACTCCTCTCAAACAAAATGCCAGTTTTTCCTACTGCCATTTTCCGGGCTGGGGTCAGTTTGGACATGAACCACCCAAATGGTCTGCCCTTGCAATAATTAGACACGGCACTAAGTCAGTATATATGTAGAGTTTGAGCATTTTCGTTACCTGCTGAAAGAGTTCGGTGATCAGTAAGGTGTGGCTCAGCACTTTTCTCGTCTTCATTATACGAACGATAGCAGCATCAACCTGCACGATCATGAATAGTTAAGTGCAAACTAAATTAGTGTCCAAAACAAGATGATCTCCATAAGAAAAACAGATTAGATGTCTTTGACCGCACCTGATATTGACGATCTTGGAAAACCCTTTCCGTTGTGCTCGTGTTCTCCTCAACTGTTTCCTTCATTTGGATTGCATTTACCTGCTTACAGACTCAGTCAGCAATGTGATCTGCTAAACTAAATAAGACTGATATTTGCAAGATATCATTTTGCCAATGAGGAAAGAAACGATACCCAACCTTTATACGATACAGTGGAGCAGTAAATTGATCGTTGAAGACAAAGGAGTCGTCATCGTCCACATCTTTGCCTTTGGGAATCTGCAAGAGCAGTTTTATTACTCTACAAGAAACATTTTTGAACAGTCAAGAAGAAAAGAGCGAAAACTCACTTTTTGGAGGACGCGAACCTTCCCACATGCAAGGGACTGCAAAGTCCTCCTCAGCTCTTTATCCTCGATACCCGTAGATTCTTTTATATCTTGAAAGCAAAGATTTTGTGCATCATTGAACAGCATCAATACAACAGTCTGTCACAGAACACACGTGATATTATACGTTAAAGGCAAAGAGGAGAAATTTATATAGCTGCTATAATTGTAATAATTACAAAACCAACCTGAAACAGAGAAACTGCGAGTTCTTTTTTACCCTTCGGGAAATCTGCTTTAAGAACACAATGACCTAACGAGTTTTGCCACATCAATCGCCTCCCACTATGCTTGCTCAAGTAAAACTCCTTAAAAATGTCCTGAAGAAAAAAATTGGCACAACAAGGGAGATGGTTATTCTACGGAGCAGTGGTATTTTTTAATGTTGAATTTAATCACAAAGGTAACAAACCTGGTAAACATTGAGCTCATGTGGGAGCCTGACATCCATGGGTGGATATGTCGGCCAGTACCTgcagaatttatttatttttttcgtaAACAAGTGAATATTATGCAAGGTTGATGTAAATAGGGGAGGAACAAAATAGAGACTTACCCAGTTGTTAGGACATGAACACTCATCTCGATCCCGGATGGGAGTTTTGTCCGAGCTTGAGATGATTGCTTGAATGATTCGTTAATCTCTTTAGACAATTCGATGTCCTGAATTGTGGAAAAATTAATTCAAACATATTGCCTGGAGTGTTATCACTATTTGGAAATAGAGTCAAGAAACCAAAACTAATACGCATTTCGAATATTTAAAATACGAAATTCTGGTTGTAAACACATTAGCCGTTGAGCTTATAAACCCAAAACTAATACACACCTTGAACATTCCTTCGAGTTTGTTAGTAAATTGACTGCCACACTCAGTTTTCAACTGCAATAAAGTATCACAATAATTTACTAGCCcgctaataaaaataaaataaattggtgGGAGTTGGGGAATATACTGAAAGGATAAGCTTACCTTAGTAATCATAGACTTCTCTGCATCAATAGAAGCACTTTTACTCAACAAGAGCCTTTTAGCAAGATCTTTCTTGTAGAAAGCTTCAAATACATCCTTGCCCTAAGCAAGGAGTAGGAAATACAACTTAGCAAcataaatttgtttattttgatttttgaagtaAAAGAACAATGACAGAATGCAGATCATAATTAAAGCTTGCATCTACCTGTATATATCTGAACAAGACTAACACTTTATCAAGTGTACCCTCCAATTCCTCTTCTGAGGTACCCTTGTTTCCAGCACGAAGCTTTTCGTCAACAAACTTTGCGATAAGCTCAGCAGGCCGATTCTGGGAGAGAGCATATTATCAGGCAGTTACTAAGATAAAATGATTGGATCAGTAACACACAATTGAATGGCTATGGAAGTTCAGCTTCCAATCCAATGTAAACCCAGAATATATCCTAAATCCTAATGCATGAAACAAACCCCAGGTGATTCACACTCAGCACATTGCTTCTGTAGCTTTAAATTTATGACTCAAACATAAATGTTAACAATAAGACCAATGTCAACAACTTAAGCTCGGCATTTTATTGATAAGAGTACAGTTGCAGCCCCCCTTTCTCAACTGGAAAACAATGTAGGTGTAAGTGGTGTGTCCCATTGATACGGTCAACAGCCTCGGTGGATGGAAGGTGTACACCCGCCGCAAAAAGGGGAAAGAGGTTGGAGTCGGCGAGGAAAAGAAGGGAACCGACGCAAGGGTTTGAAGAAGTCAGCCTTGAAGCTCTCGGCAGCAGTTCAGCCGTTTGCTACTTTCATGCTTTCCTAGTTTTATGCTTTTTAGTTGAGCTGCTTtagtataaataaatgtaattagGGAGTTCTTATTATCTTGAATAGATCATTGTAATTGGACGACTTGAgtcgtaggcctctgcggaggagtGTTCTTCTTTATTCGGCTTGCAATACAAGTGATCGAATTCCTATCATTACTATCTTTACAATTTACATATCATAAAACAGAGCATAACTCGTGCTCCCTCCCTTCCTATCGCCTTTCACTCCTATCAATTGGTGCGGTGAATAATGGTGAACTCTAGGGCGGACACGCGACTGGATGAGTTGGAGAAGGCGACGGGTGACTTGCACCAGAGCAACCTCTCGTTGGACGCGGCTGTGAAGGAGCTGAATACTCAGTTCCGTCACACGGAAGAACAGGTTGCAGCCATGCTTCAGGAGATGCGCGAGGGCTTCGCATCACTGAAACTCAAGGACACGACCAACCCCGACGACGGATCGTCTTCGGCAAATCACGGTTCAAAGAATTCGACGGCCGGGGGTACGTCGGCATCACCTATGCCCACGTTCGATGGCTCGGAGGCCCTCGCTTGGCTGGCGCGGGCTGAGCAATACTTTTTGATCGCGGGGACTGCTCCCGAGGATAGGGTGGGTTTGGCAATGGTGGCGCTAGCGGGCCCAGCCCTCCCTTGGTACCAGCTGCTGCGACATCAAGTCCCGGATCTGCCATGGGCTCGGTTCGCAAGAGAGTTGATGAAACGTTTCGGAGGCACCGGGGCCCTGAACGAATATGAAGCATTCGCGGCGGTAAGACACACCGGGTCGCTGGCAGAATTTGTGGCGGCCTTTGAGGCGCGCCTTGCACAGGTACCGGACATCTCGTGCCAGCAATACCTGGGTTTTTTTCATGGCTGCCCTCCGACCCGAGGTGCGGCTGCAAATGAAGGCCGCCAAAATCACGACCTATGAGGATGCGGTCGAAATGGCCCTAGACCTCGACATCATGGCATCGGCCCAACCTCAGCGGCCTGCCCCCTCCCAAACCACGGTCCAGACGCACTCCTACCAGAGCCACTCAAATAGGTCAGCCACGAAAGGGTATTCTCCGAACCCCTCGTACTCGACAGCCTCGTCGAAGCTAGTCTCCAAACGCTTTCGGAATGTGTCTCCGGAGGAATATAGGCGGCATATTGCGGCAGGGACCTGTGTCAAGTGCGGCTTAAAGTTTGGCCCAGCCCACCGATGCCCACCCAGGACTCTCAACGTCATGATTTGCGAAGACAATGAGGATTCAGCTGCGGACTCGGACTCGGACTCCGACCCCGACGAAGAGGAAGTGCTGGAAACCGTGGCGGAACCGCAACTGTCGGTGTTGTCCCTGAACGGTCTGGACACGGCAAACACGATGAAGCTCTTTGGAGAAATCGCCTCCCATCCGGTCAAGGTGATGATTGATAGCGGGGCAAATTACTGCTTCATCTCCGAGCAGTGCGCCCAGCGGCTCGCGCTGCCGGTCACACCGACCTCACCATACTCGGTGGTCCTGGGAGACGGCTCCACCCGACAGGCTGCAGGGATGTGTAGACACGTATCCCTAGTATTGGCAAACGAGGAGTTTGTAGTATCGTGCTATGTATTTCCCCTCCGGAACATCGACGTCATTTTGGGGGTCGCATGGCTCGCGTCCCTCGGCTATGTCATGGCGAATTGGCAGCGTTCGTCCATGGACTTCAGAGTACACGGCCGGCCCGTCTCACTCAAGGGCGACCCGTCCCTCATGCGCCGGGCTTGTTCCACTCGCGACCTCCGCGGCCTTGAGGAGGGAGACTGTTGTTGGGTCCTTCGGGCAATGGAGAAGGCGGCAACGTCAGAGCCTTTTGGGCTCGATTCGGCCTTGTCTGCGACGGCCAGATCGCAAATCCTGGAGCTGATCGGGGAGTTCCCAGACACCACACGAGAGACCGCCAGCCTGCCTCCTCACCGCCGCACCGATCACAGGATCCCGCTCGTCCCAGGCACCGACCCGGTTTCCGTGCGGCCCTACCGGTACAATCACCTGCAGAAGGACGAGATGAAGAAGCTCGTGGCCGAGATGCTGGCTTCCAGAGTCATCCAACCTAGCACCAGCCCGTTCTCGAGCCCGGTTCTCCTTGTACGCAAGAAAGATGGGTCGTGGCGCTTTTGCGTGGATTACAGGGAGCTCAATAAGCGTACAGTGCCGGACAAGTACCCTATCCCAGTGATACAGGAACTCCTGGACGAGTTACACGGGGCCAAGTGGTTTAGCAAAATCGATCTCAAGGCGGGATACCACCAGATTCGGGTAGCAACGGCCGACGTCCCGAAAACAGCCTTTCGCACCCACTCCGGCCATTACGAGTTCCTAGTGATGCCATTCGGACTCACCAACGCTCCAGCCACCTTCCAGAGCCTGATGAACGACATTTTCCGCCCGGCCCTTCGGAAATTCGTCTTAGTATTCTTTGACGACATCCTTGTCTACAGCGCCACATGGGCGGAACACATGCGCCACCTCCGCAAGGTCTTCGAGGTGCTCAACACGCACTCCCTCATCGTAAACGCAAAAAAATGCCTTTTAGGCCGGACTAGCGTCGAGTACCTCGGCCATATTGTGTCTTTCGACGGGGTGAGGATGGACCCAGCCAAGGTCTCGGCTGTCCTCCGCTGGCCGACGCCGAAAACCCTGAAGTGTGTGCGCGGGTTCCTGGGCCTAACAGGGTACTACCGCCGGTTTATCAAGGACTACGGCAAGATCGCCGCCCCGCTAACGGAGCTCCTAAAGAAACCACCAACACCCCACTCCAAGCCTGCCTGGGCTTGGCCCGAAGCGGCGGCGTCCGCGTTCGAAGCCCTCAAAGCAGTGTTAACATCAGCCCCGCTGCTCAGAATGCCGGATTTCTCGAAGGAATTCGTAATAGAATGCGATGCGTCGGGCCGTGGCCTCGTGGCCGTGCTCATGCAAGACCGCCAACCGGTGGCATATTTCAACAAGACGCTAGCCTCACGTTGGCTAACTAAATCGGCGTACGAGAAGGAACTCATCGCCCTCGTCCTCGCAATCCAGCATTGGCGGCCCTACTTACTTTGCCACCATTTCGTCGTCGACCAGCGTAGCCTACGCCAGCTACTAGCCCACCCTCTAGCTACCCCGGCACAACAAAACTGGGCCGCCAAATTGTTGGGCTACGACTTCACCATCATCTACAAAGAGGGAAAGCTGAATCGGGCAGCAGACGCCCTATCCCGCCGCGACGACGACACGCTGGAACTATCGGCGATTTCGATCCCTTCGTGGCCTGAGTGGTCCTCGGTCCAGTCGACTATCGCTTCCGACCCGACACTCGCAAGGATCAAGGCCGCGCTGGAGGCCGGCCAGCCGAGCTCCCCTCACTACGAGCTGATGCACGGAACCCTGTTCTACAAGGGCCGGATAGTCGTTCCACCCGGCTCGCCATGGATCCCGCGGCTGCTCGGCGAATTCCATGTCACGCCCACAGGCGGCCATTCAGGAG is part of the Salvia splendens isolate huo1 chromosome 6, SspV2, whole genome shotgun sequence genome and encodes:
- the LOC121808163 gene encoding F-box/kelch-repeat protein At1g30090-like encodes the protein MQRVRVSSHQSPVHKLGDSQMTLSPKFKLAATCSALLDPALQFELSMRGEPLIPGLPDDIALQCLLRLPVDKHTACKAVSRRWYSLFGSKEQFFTLRKELGFHDPWLFVFAYHKCNGKIEWKVLDLTHLSWHTIPAMPCKDKVCPQGFRCVSIPHEGALFVCGGVVSDVDCPLNLVLKYEARRNRWTVMKQMITARSFFASGVIDGMIYVAGGNSTDLFELNSAEVLDPEKGMWRPVAGMGTMMSSYDAAVLNGKLLVTEGWFWPFYVVPRGQIYDPSTDKWEDMAAGLREGWTGSSVVMHSRLFVVTEHERTKLKVYDSGDDTWDIVEGPALPEQICKPFHVSCWESKIYVVGRHLHVAIGHIVKLGPSATCEKKCRFSVQWQMVDAPGALFDLTPSSAQVLFA